One genomic window of Halorubrum hochsteinianum includes the following:
- a CDS encoding GNAT family N-acetyltransferase, giving the protein MFPETIETDRLRLAARSPEAVDLDECYRICSSDPGIEEVTEHVTWDPHETKKETQEFLERGRERFDDGEAATYVIRPREGEDGAGEIAGFGGFDVEWDRRTANLGVWLRKRFWGRGYSGERAAALAEVAFDDLDLDIVAVSHHPDNEASRRAIERYVDRLGGRREGRLRNTLAFADGSVHDEVRYTISRAEWRDATA; this is encoded by the coding sequence GTGTTCCCCGAGACAATCGAGACGGACCGACTGCGACTGGCGGCGCGGAGCCCCGAGGCGGTCGACCTCGACGAGTGTTACCGGATCTGCTCGTCGGACCCCGGCATCGAGGAGGTGACCGAGCACGTCACGTGGGACCCCCACGAGACGAAAAAGGAGACGCAGGAGTTCCTCGAACGCGGCCGCGAGCGCTTCGACGACGGCGAGGCGGCGACGTACGTGATCCGACCGCGCGAGGGCGAGGACGGCGCGGGCGAGATCGCCGGCTTCGGCGGGTTCGACGTCGAGTGGGACCGGCGCACCGCGAACCTCGGCGTGTGGCTCCGGAAGCGGTTCTGGGGCCGGGGGTACTCCGGCGAGCGCGCCGCGGCGCTCGCAGAAGTCGCGTTCGACGACCTCGATCTCGACATTGTCGCCGTGAGCCACCACCCCGACAACGAGGCGTCGCGGCGGGCGATCGAGAGGTACGTCGACCGCCTCGGCGGGCGGCGAGAGGGACGGCTCCGGAACACCCTCGCGTTCGCCGACGGGAGCGTCCACGACGAGGTCCGGTACACGATCTCGCGGGCGGAGTGGCGCGATGCGACGGCCTGA
- a CDS encoding alpha/beta hydrolase, which produces MSADQIDPQAKRAAARQSRIPLPHGRYRLKLLRLLTRPLTRLQNRNPPSVGATESVTVPGPGDESRRATGGRGSPDDLDARLYLPAGDPPFPTVVFFHGGGFVLGSIRTHDWLCRHLTRESGCAVLSVEYRLAPENPFPAAVEDAYAAAEWAAAAPGRLRGTGDVAVAGDSAGGTLAAVTALMAAERDGPEIAHQALLYPGIGVDPDQESVREHGGTVLTRADIEWFSEAYYRSEIHRRNPYADPINAGDLSGVAPATVLTAGFDPLRDGGRAYAERLVADGVATRYENYPTMVHGFMTMQEVDRAREAIASVGDDLGDALDA; this is translated from the coding sequence GTGAGCGCCGACCAGATCGACCCCCAAGCGAAGCGGGCCGCGGCCCGCCAGTCGCGGATTCCGCTCCCCCACGGACGCTACCGGCTGAAACTGCTCCGACTCCTGACTCGACCGCTGACGCGGCTTCAGAACCGAAACCCGCCGAGCGTCGGCGCGACCGAGTCGGTGACCGTGCCCGGTCCCGGCGACGAGAGCCGGCGCGCCACGGGCGGTCGGGGGTCGCCAGACGACCTTGACGCCCGCCTCTATCTGCCCGCGGGCGACCCGCCGTTCCCGACCGTCGTCTTCTTCCACGGCGGCGGGTTCGTCCTCGGGAGCATCAGGACCCACGACTGGCTCTGCCGACACCTGACGCGGGAGAGCGGCTGTGCGGTCCTCTCCGTCGAGTACCGCCTCGCGCCAGAGAACCCGTTCCCGGCCGCGGTCGAGGACGCCTACGCCGCCGCCGAGTGGGCCGCGGCCGCGCCGGGCCGGCTCCGCGGCACCGGCGACGTCGCGGTCGCGGGCGACTCCGCCGGGGGCACCCTCGCGGCCGTGACCGCGCTGATGGCCGCCGAGCGCGACGGCCCCGAGATCGCCCATCAGGCGCTCCTCTACCCCGGGATCGGGGTCGACCCCGATCAGGAGTCGGTCCGAGAACACGGCGGGACAGTCCTCACGCGGGCGGACATCGAGTGGTTCTCGGAGGCGTACTACCGCAGCGAGATCCACCGCCGGAACCCGTACGCCGACCCGATCAACGCCGGCGACCTCTCCGGCGTCGCGCCCGCGACCGTCCTCACCGCCGGGTTCGACCCGCTCCGAGACGGCGGGAGGGCGTACGCGGAGCGACTGGTCGCGGACGGGGTCGCCACCCGCTACGAGAACTACCCGACGATGGTTCACGGGTTCATGACGATGCAGGAGGTCGACCGCGCCCGGGAGGCGATCGCGAGCGTGGGCGACGACCTCGGCGACGCGCTCGACGCGTGA
- the gpmI gene encoding 2,3-bisphosphoglycerate-independent phosphoglycerate mutase, whose translation METALIVLDGWGLGSGAGGDGGDGEPVDPSGRPAGRDAVAAADTPTFDDATDRGADGRLVVHGRRVGLPEGQMGNSEVGHLNIGAGRVVKQAYTRITDALAEGSLSDNDAIAAALDHAAENEGRVHLMGLVSDGGVHSDVEHLLALIDAAADAGVPAVSHAFTDGRDTAPEIADEFLAEVTAKADERGTGHVATVTGRYHAMDRDENWERTRKAYDAIVEREAPHRAETAVAAATAAHERGETDEFVEPTLVDDGPALADGDAVIFFNFRADRARQLVRLLTDTRPEWNFDLDQPDLRMTTMTEYDETFDFPVAFPPQIPENTIGEVVADAGGTQLRIAESEKYPHVTYFLNGGREVKFPGELREIVESPDVSTYDQQPAMSAPELTDEAIGIIDEADPDLMVCNYANPDMVGHTGDLDAAVEAVEAVDAQLSRLLDAVADAGGHAVVTADHGNADDMGTPEDPHTAHTFNPVPFVYLSPEGDDGGRAVREDGSLCDIAPTLLDLMDRDRPAEMTGESLLTDKR comes from the coding sequence ATGGAGACCGCACTTATCGTTCTCGACGGTTGGGGGCTCGGTAGCGGCGCTGGAGGCGACGGCGGCGACGGCGAGCCGGTCGATCCCTCGGGACGGCCGGCGGGCCGCGACGCGGTCGCGGCCGCCGACACGCCGACGTTCGACGACGCGACCGACCGTGGAGCGGACGGCCGCCTCGTCGTTCACGGCCGCCGCGTCGGGCTTCCGGAGGGCCAGATGGGCAACTCGGAGGTCGGCCACCTGAACATCGGCGCGGGCCGGGTCGTCAAGCAGGCGTACACCCGGATCACGGACGCGCTCGCGGAGGGGTCGCTGTCCGACAACGACGCCATCGCGGCGGCGCTCGACCACGCCGCCGAGAACGAGGGCCGGGTCCACCTCATGGGACTCGTCTCCGACGGCGGCGTCCACTCCGACGTCGAACACCTGCTCGCGCTGATCGACGCCGCGGCCGACGCGGGCGTGCCGGCGGTCTCTCACGCGTTCACCGACGGCCGCGACACGGCCCCGGAGATCGCCGACGAGTTCCTCGCCGAGGTGACCGCGAAGGCGGACGAGCGCGGGACCGGTCACGTCGCCACCGTGACGGGCCGGTACCACGCGATGGACCGCGACGAGAACTGGGAGCGGACTCGGAAGGCGTACGACGCGATCGTCGAGCGCGAGGCCCCTCACCGCGCGGAGACGGCCGTCGCGGCCGCGACGGCGGCCCACGAGCGGGGCGAGACGGACGAGTTCGTCGAGCCGACGCTCGTCGACGACGGGCCCGCGCTCGCCGACGGCGACGCCGTGATCTTCTTCAACTTCCGCGCGGACCGCGCCCGCCAGCTGGTCCGACTGCTCACCGATACGCGGCCGGAATGGAACTTCGACCTCGACCAGCCCGACCTCCGAATGACGACGATGACCGAGTACGACGAGACGTTCGACTTCCCGGTCGCGTTCCCGCCGCAGATCCCCGAGAACACGATCGGCGAGGTCGTCGCGGACGCCGGCGGCACCCAGCTCCGGATCGCCGAGTCGGAGAAGTACCCCCACGTGACCTACTTCCTCAACGGCGGCCGCGAGGTGAAGTTCCCCGGCGAGCTCCGCGAGATCGTGGAGAGCCCGGACGTCTCCACGTACGATCAGCAGCCGGCGATGTCGGCCCCGGAACTCACCGACGAGGCGATCGGGATCATCGACGAGGCGGACCCGGACCTGATGGTGTGCAACTACGCGAACCCGGACATGGTGGGCCACACCGGCGACCTCGACGCGGCGGTCGAGGCCGTCGAGGCCGTCGACGCCCAGCTCTCCCGGCTCCTCGACGCGGTCGCCGACGCGGGCGGACACGCGGTCGTCACCGCCGACCACGGCAACGCCGACGACATGGGAACCCCCGAGGACCCCCACACCGCCCACACGTTCAACCCGGTCCCGTTCGTCTACCTCTCGCCCGAGGGCGACGACGGGGGCCGCGCGGTCCGCGAGGACGGGTCGCTCTGTGACATCGCGCCGACCCTGCTCGACCTGATGGACCGCGACCGGCCCGCCGAGATGACCGGCGAGTCGCTGCTGACGGATAAACGATAA
- a CDS encoding DMT family transporter: MSRLRNLALFLLLAAAWGSAFVAINAGLAYFPPVLFAAFRFDVAGVVMLAYAAYAVDDPVPRGRDGWLEVVSGAVFIIAAYHAFLFVGESDPAVTSAVAAVIVSLSPLLTTVFARAFLPAERLTAVGALGLGIGLVGAVVLANPDPANLTGGGTVSKLLVLAAAASFALGSVLSRASDADIAIETMEAWSMLLGAGLTHLLAFGLGESVADAAWTTESLLALGYLSVVASGIGFLIYFDLLDRLGPIEINLVSYVAPVFAAAAGWLVLGEGITPATVAGFLIICVGFGLVKRDAIREELRAAGVTG, from the coding sequence GTGAGCCGTCTCAGAAACCTCGCGCTGTTCTTGCTTCTCGCCGCCGCGTGGGGGTCCGCGTTCGTCGCGATCAACGCGGGGCTGGCGTACTTCCCGCCCGTGCTGTTCGCCGCGTTCCGGTTCGACGTGGCGGGCGTCGTGATGCTGGCCTACGCGGCGTACGCGGTCGACGACCCGGTCCCGCGCGGCCGGGACGGGTGGCTGGAGGTCGTCTCCGGGGCCGTGTTCATCATCGCCGCCTACCACGCGTTCCTGTTCGTCGGCGAGAGCGACCCCGCCGTGACGAGCGCCGTCGCGGCCGTCATCGTCAGCCTCTCGCCGCTTTTGACCACCGTCTTCGCGCGCGCCTTCCTCCCCGCGGAGCGGCTGACCGCGGTCGGCGCGCTCGGGCTCGGGATCGGGCTCGTCGGGGCGGTGGTCCTCGCGAACCCCGACCCCGCGAACCTGACCGGCGGCGGCACCGTCTCGAAGCTGCTCGTGTTGGCCGCGGCCGCCTCGTTCGCGCTCGGCTCCGTCCTCTCCCGGGCCTCCGACGCCGACATCGCCATCGAGACGATGGAGGCGTGGTCGATGCTCCTCGGGGCCGGCCTCACGCACCTGCTCGCTTTCGGACTCGGCGAGTCCGTCGCCGACGCGGCCTGGACGACGGAGTCGCTGCTCGCCTTGGGCTACCTCTCGGTCGTCGCCAGCGGGATCGGCTTCCTCATCTACTTCGACCTCCTCGACCGGCTCGGCCCGATCGAGATCAACCTCGTCTCCTACGTCGCGCCCGTGTTCGCGGCCGCCGCCGGCTGGCTCGTCCTCGGCGAGGGGATCACCCCCGCGACGGTCGCCGGCTTCCTCATCATCTGCGTCGGCTTCGGGCTGGTGAAACGCGACGCGATCCGCGAGGAGCTGCGGGCCGCCGGCGTGACCGGATGA
- a CDS encoding RNA-binding domain-containing protein: MIYSVDVRIEAPVRDTEVTDRVADAVENVFPDAEPVHEDGTLVSETHSLDAFSDVLHEQEILDTARRVFLQNRTDEGFAFALKKQAALEGVVNFAVGEPDELGEIDVEVRVREPDVESFIDYVAPETDEGQPVDPVREYGDRFDPEDEAY, translated from the coding sequence GTGATCTACAGCGTCGACGTGCGGATCGAGGCCCCGGTCCGCGACACGGAGGTGACCGACCGCGTCGCCGACGCCGTCGAGAACGTCTTCCCGGACGCCGAGCCGGTCCACGAGGACGGGACGCTCGTCTCCGAGACGCACAGCCTCGACGCCTTCTCCGACGTGCTCCACGAGCAGGAGATACTCGACACCGCCCGCCGCGTCTTCCTCCAGAACCGAACCGACGAGGGGTTCGCCTTCGCGCTGAAGAAGCAGGCGGCGCTCGAAGGCGTCGTCAACTTCGCGGTCGGCGAACCGGACGAACTGGGCGAGATCGACGTCGAGGTGCGCGTCCGCGAGCCCGACGTCGAGTCGTTCATCGACTACGTCGCGCCCGAGACGGACGAGGGCCAGCCGGTGGATCCGGTCCGCGAGTACGGCGACCGGTTCGACCCGGAAGACGAGGCGTACTGA
- the thiL gene encoding thiamine-phosphate kinase — protein sequence MNERDALRALAADLPHAGDDAAVVDGTVITTDMLHERTDFPPGTTRYTAGWRAVGASLSDVAATGAAASAAVAVYADEAFDREELERFVAGAVDVCEAVDAEYVGGDLDEHVEFTTATTAIGDVTEDGSVTRDGAAPGDALCVTGEWGRSAAALRLFERGNATDDDEAVERANELFRFTPRVADGLALAGSATAMMDSSDGLARSCHQLAEASGVGIELDRGAVPVHPAVEEVAEDSAERFELAAHFGEDFELLCAVPEPEVDAVREACPAGLTRIGTVVEESGSEVEARVTADDEPLPDRGYTHGDG from the coding sequence GTGAACGAGCGCGACGCCCTCCGGGCGCTGGCGGCCGACCTCCCGCACGCGGGCGACGACGCCGCGGTCGTCGACGGGACGGTCATCACGACGGACATGCTCCACGAGCGGACCGACTTCCCGCCGGGGACGACGCGGTACACCGCGGGCTGGCGCGCGGTCGGCGCGTCGCTGTCGGACGTGGCCGCGACGGGGGCCGCGGCGAGCGCCGCCGTCGCCGTCTACGCCGACGAGGCGTTCGACCGCGAGGAGCTGGAGCGGTTCGTCGCCGGCGCGGTCGACGTCTGCGAGGCGGTCGACGCCGAGTACGTCGGCGGCGACCTCGACGAACACGTGGAGTTCACGACCGCGACCACCGCGATCGGGGACGTGACTGAGGACGGCAGCGTCACCCGCGACGGCGCTGCCCCCGGCGACGCGCTCTGCGTCACCGGCGAGTGGGGCCGATCCGCCGCGGCGCTGCGGCTGTTCGAACGCGGGAACGCGACGGACGACGACGAGGCGGTCGAGCGCGCCAACGAGCTGTTCCGGTTCACGCCGCGCGTGGCCGACGGGCTGGCGCTCGCGGGGTCCGCGACCGCGATGATGGACTCCTCGGACGGGCTCGCCCGGTCGTGTCACCAGTTGGCCGAGGCGAGCGGCGTCGGGATCGAACTGGACCGGGGGGCGGTCCCGGTCCACCCCGCGGTCGAGGAGGTGGCCGAGGACTCGGCGGAGCGGTTCGAGCTGGCGGCGCACTTCGGCGAGGACTTCGAACTGCTGTGTGCGGTTCCGGAGCCCGAGGTGGACGCGGTTCGAGAGGCGTGTCCGGCCGGCCTGACGCGGATCGGGACGGTGGTCGAGGAAAGTGGGAGCGAGGTCGAAGCGCGCGTCACGGCCGACGACGAGCCGTTGCCCGACCGCGGCTACACGCACGGCGACGGATAG
- a CDS encoding ArsR/SmtB family transcription factor: protein MDSAVLLDLLGNENRRRILRLLATKPCYVTEISEYLDVSPKAVIDHLRKLEEAGLVESTTDDQRRKYFRIARSLRLEVSVSPYGFGAKSAYPAKNSLDMSGRCPHLSIEAPDGSGTTGDLAELAEEFARLQDLDRELSLAQRWVQGRVEDALAEIDERLGGQADSRFFATVIAAVIETDGTPAAVADEVGARESTVADALRRLSDVGVVARDADGYQVR from the coding sequence ATGGACTCCGCGGTACTGCTCGATCTCTTAGGCAACGAGAACCGGCGGCGCATCCTCCGGCTTCTCGCCACCAAGCCCTGTTACGTCACGGAGATCTCGGAGTACCTCGACGTGAGCCCGAAGGCGGTGATCGACCACCTGCGGAAGCTGGAGGAGGCCGGTCTCGTCGAGTCGACGACGGACGACCAGCGACGCAAGTACTTCCGGATCGCGCGCAGCCTCCGGCTGGAGGTGAGCGTCTCGCCGTACGGCTTCGGGGCGAAGAGCGCGTACCCGGCGAAGAACAGCCTCGACATGTCGGGTCGGTGCCCGCACCTCTCGATCGAGGCCCCGGACGGCTCCGGGACGACCGGCGACCTCGCCGAACTCGCGGAGGAGTTCGCGCGCTTACAGGACCTCGACCGCGAGCTCTCGCTCGCGCAGCGGTGGGTTCAGGGCCGCGTCGAGGACGCCCTCGCCGAGATCGACGAGCGGCTAGGCGGGCAGGCCGACAGCCGCTTCTTCGCGACGGTCATCGCCGCGGTGATCGAGACCGACGGCACGCCCGCGGCGGTCGCCGACGAGGTCGGCGCGCGGGAGTCGACGGTCGCCGACGCCCTCCGGCGGCTCTCAGACGTTGGCGTCGTCGCCCGCGACGCGGACGGGTATCAGGTGCGCTGA
- a CDS encoding thiolase family protein gives MTDDTTPVIAAAYRTPQGREGGVYEDVRSEDLSTRLIDHALAETGLTSDHVDDLMWGVAQQRTEQDNNVARVIALLSELGESVPATSINRWCASSMQAVISASDAIAAGNRDCIIAGGVENMSRVPMDGDSYEHLHPELSERYNIFQLQMGMTAEKVAEEYDVSREAQDEYAARSHQRAAEATESGRFDDEIVPVETDDGLIEEDEGIRPDTTAEKLAGLSPAFTGDGSVTAGNSSQISDGASLTVVTSKAFAEEHGLDVLAEVGTNNVAGVDPTVMGIGPVPATRGLLDRAGTDIDDYDLVELNEAFASQCEYARRELGIDEEVYNVNGGAIAIGHPLGASGARLPVTLLHEMQKQDAERGLATLCVGFGQGAAIEFIR, from the coding sequence ATGACAGACGACACGACGCCGGTGATCGCGGCCGCCTACCGAACCCCGCAGGGACGCGAGGGCGGCGTCTACGAGGACGTTCGCAGCGAGGACCTCTCGACGAGGCTCATCGACCACGCGCTGGCGGAGACGGGGCTGACGAGCGACCACGTCGACGACCTGATGTGGGGCGTCGCCCAGCAGCGCACCGAGCAGGACAACAACGTCGCGCGCGTCATCGCGCTGCTGTCCGAGCTGGGCGAGTCGGTGCCCGCGACCTCGATCAACCGCTGGTGCGCCTCCTCGATGCAGGCGGTCATCTCGGCGTCGGACGCGATCGCGGCGGGCAACCGCGACTGTATCATCGCGGGCGGCGTCGAGAACATGAGCCGCGTCCCGATGGACGGCGACTCCTACGAACACCTCCACCCGGAGCTGTCGGAGCGGTACAACATCTTCCAGCTCCAGATGGGGATGACCGCGGAGAAGGTCGCCGAGGAGTACGACGTGAGCCGCGAGGCCCAAGACGAGTACGCCGCCCGGAGCCATCAGCGCGCCGCCGAGGCGACCGAGTCCGGCCGGTTCGACGACGAGATCGTTCCCGTCGAGACCGACGACGGCCTCATTGAGGAGGACGAGGGGATCCGCCCGGACACGACCGCCGAGAAGCTCGCCGGCCTCTCGCCCGCGTTCACGGGCGACGGCAGCGTCACGGCCGGGAACTCCTCGCAGATCTCCGACGGCGCGTCGCTGACGGTCGTCACGAGCAAGGCGTTCGCCGAGGAGCACGGCCTCGACGTGCTCGCCGAGGTCGGCACGAACAACGTCGCCGGCGTCGACCCCACCGTCATGGGGATCGGGCCGGTGCCCGCGACCCGCGGCCTGCTCGACCGCGCCGGCACCGACATCGACGACTACGACTTGGTCGAACTCAACGAGGCGTTCGCATCCCAGTGCGAGTACGCCCGCCGCGAACTCGGCATCGACGAGGAGGTCTACAACGTCAACGGCGGAGCCATCGCGATCGGCCACCCGCTCGGCGCGTCCGGCGCGCGCCTCCCCGTCACGCTCCTCCACGAGATGCAAAAACAGGACGCCGAGCGCGGCCTCGCGACGCTCTGCGTCGGCTTCGGGCAGGGCGCAGCGATCGAGTTCATCCGGTAA
- a CDS encoding AAA family ATPase, which produces MNVIGTVGLPGSGKGEAASVAEAAGIPVVVMGDVIRAECRRRGLDPAQHHGRIAGALREEEGDDAIAARTLPRIREAAAESDRGGTVLVDGLRSTVELERFREAFGDDFTLVAIRAPFEVRAERLGERGRDDSDSDLEALRERDDREIELGLGETLERADVEIDNTDSLAAFRTRVREVLGVESEAEAKGSAPTDAETPSAGGDGA; this is translated from the coding sequence ATGAACGTCATCGGAACCGTCGGTCTCCCCGGCAGCGGGAAGGGGGAGGCGGCGAGCGTGGCCGAGGCGGCCGGCATCCCGGTCGTCGTGATGGGCGACGTGATCCGCGCCGAGTGCCGCCGCCGCGGGCTGGACCCGGCGCAACACCACGGGCGGATCGCGGGGGCGCTCCGCGAGGAGGAGGGCGACGACGCCATCGCCGCGCGGACGCTCCCGCGGATCCGGGAGGCCGCGGCCGAGAGCGACCGCGGCGGGACCGTCCTCGTCGACGGGCTCCGCTCGACGGTCGAGCTCGAACGCTTCCGCGAGGCGTTCGGCGACGACTTCACCCTCGTCGCGATCCGCGCGCCGTTCGAGGTCCGCGCCGAGCGGCTCGGCGAGCGCGGCCGCGACGACTCGGACTCCGATCTGGAGGCGCTCCGCGAGCGCGACGACCGCGAGATCGAACTCGGACTCGGCGAGACCTTAGAGCGGGCCGACGTCGAGATCGACAACACCGACAGCCTCGCGGCGTTCCGCACGCGGGTCCGCGAGGTGCTCGGCGTCGAGAGCGAAGCGGAGGCGAAGGGGTCTGCTCCGACCGACGCCGAGACGCCGAGCGCCGGGGGTGACGGCGCGTGA
- a CDS encoding DUF1102 domain-containing protein: MRRRTLITGAAAGGIGGITLIGTGAFDAASAERTATVNFADDEDAYLGLVSKSAYATTDGDGELALAFGDVSGDGDGIGRNSQFFFDEVFAIANQGTETVSITATSDTGSFDGEFRLYPTGDRDGALDDPDNAVTLETGSEQSVGTYVETGDVDVTNELDIDITIEAAFEEGDDAPEDPEPEPPETIDSIQFRSTASQIAADGESELADDSVVAVTASDTGVNFNDYQGDPVVYEENPIPLVSVDGSSPVAGFGTMQSLDDGRSDFGTGIEEFVLNLMDELIGSGTVLWDESHGQFWTLEDDGPNSFSQFVTYAGENGYSIEATEDFEGDLSTADGVAISTPADGFTDDELTALSDFASDGGGVLLFDQSAFQNNDQTANLNEIADELGLDFRFNVDQVEDPSGAFDFTTSEFNSDEFAGLFADREGIQ; encoded by the coding sequence ATGCGACGACGCACACTCATCACGGGAGCGGCAGCCGGCGGTATCGGCGGGATAACACTCATCGGCACGGGCGCGTTTGACGCGGCGAGCGCGGAGCGGACGGCGACGGTGAACTTCGCGGACGACGAGGACGCGTACCTCGGACTCGTCTCGAAGAGCGCGTACGCGACGACGGACGGCGACGGCGAACTCGCGCTCGCGTTCGGCGACGTGTCGGGCGACGGCGACGGCATCGGGCGCAACTCGCAGTTCTTCTTCGACGAGGTGTTCGCGATCGCGAATCAGGGGACCGAGACCGTCTCGATCACCGCGACCAGCGACACCGGCTCGTTCGACGGGGAGTTCCGACTGTATCCGACGGGCGACCGCGACGGCGCGCTCGACGACCCCGACAACGCCGTCACGCTGGAGACCGGCTCCGAGCAGTCCGTCGGCACGTACGTCGAGACGGGCGACGTCGACGTGACGAACGAACTCGACATCGACATCACCATCGAGGCGGCCTTCGAGGAGGGCGACGACGCGCCGGAGGATCCGGAACCGGAGCCGCCCGAGACGATCGACTCGATCCAGTTCCGGTCGACGGCAAGTCAGATCGCGGCCGACGGGGAGAGTGAACTCGCCGACGATTCGGTGGTTGCCGTGACGGCGTCCGACACCGGTGTCAATTTTAACGATTACCAAGGCGATCCGGTCGTCTACGAAGAAAATCCGATTCCGCTCGTTTCCGTCGACGGATCGAGTCCCGTCGCCGGATTCGGAACGATGCAGTCGCTCGACGACGGGCGATCCGACTTCGGCACGGGTATCGAGGAGTTCGTTCTGAATCTGATGGACGAACTCATCGGTTCGGGCACGGTTCTCTGGGACGAGAGCCACGGGCAGTTCTGGACGCTCGAAGACGATGGTCCGAACTCGTTCAGCCAGTTCGTCACGTACGCTGGTGAGAACGGGTATTCGATCGAAGCGACCGAGGACTTCGAGGGAGACCTTTCAACTGCGGATGGTGTTGCGATCAGTACGCCCGCGGACGGGTTTACCGACGACGAACTCACCGCACTGAGTGACTTCGCCTCCGACGGTGGCGGAGTACTGCTATTCGACCAGAGCGCCTTCCAAAACAACGACCAAACCGCGAACCTGAACGAAATCGCTGACGAACTGGGCCTCGACTTCAGGTTCAATGTGGACCAAGTGGAAGACCCCTCTGGAGCGTTCGACTTCACCACGAGCGAGTTCAACAGCGACGAGTTCGCTGGTCTCTTCGCGGACAGGGAGGGGATCCAATGA
- a CDS encoding HpcH/HpaI aldolase family protein, with amino-acid sequence MLDNAYSPTLVELYGELGVDFVWLDFEHGGPDPWDAGTVENLLRAAERTGVELLVRLPDSDPALVRKALDLGVRNVFLPRVEDAAEVREAVASARFRYDDGPGDRGLAAPRARRWGLADDYVATEDAETMVGTTIETAAAVENLDAILDVPELGFVFIGPFDLSVSLGHPGEIDHPEVEEAVETVRSKAVEAGVPVGGLAFDTDDAAAKAADGYRILNLGSTAGALQKAVSGWLDGYDDLAGEP; translated from the coding sequence GTGCTCGACAACGCGTACAGCCCGACGCTCGTGGAGCTGTACGGCGAGCTCGGCGTCGACTTCGTCTGGCTCGACTTCGAACACGGCGGGCCGGACCCGTGGGACGCGGGGACGGTCGAGAACCTGCTCCGGGCCGCCGAGCGGACGGGCGTCGAACTCCTCGTGAGGCTCCCGGACTCCGACCCCGCGCTCGTGCGGAAAGCGCTCGATCTGGGCGTCAGGAACGTGTTCCTCCCGCGCGTGGAGGACGCGGCCGAGGTCCGGGAGGCGGTCGCCTCCGCCCGGTTCCGGTACGACGACGGCCCCGGCGACCGCGGCCTCGCCGCGCCGCGAGCGCGGCGCTGGGGGCTGGCCGACGACTACGTGGCGACCGAGGACGCCGAGACGATGGTCGGGACGACGATCGAGACCGCGGCCGCCGTCGAGAACCTCGACGCGATCCTCGACGTACCGGAGCTCGGCTTCGTGTTCATCGGTCCCTTCGACCTGTCAGTCTCGCTCGGGCACCCCGGGGAGATCGACCACCCCGAGGTCGAGGAGGCGGTCGAGACGGTCCGCTCGAAGGCGGTCGAGGCCGGCGTGCCGGTCGGCGGGCTCGCGTTCGACACCGACGACGCCGCGGCGAAGGCGGCCGACGGCTACCGGATCCTCAACCTCGGCAGCACGGCCGGCGCGCTCCAGAAGGCGGTCTCCGGCTGGCTCGACGGGTACGACGACCTCGCCGGCGAGCCGTGA